One window of Parabacteroides sp. FAFU027 genomic DNA carries:
- a CDS encoding GDP-L-fucose synthase family protein gives MDKSAKIFVAGHRGMVGSAIVRNLTNAGYTNIITKTKSQLNLTNQNEVEAFFETEQPEYVFLAAAKVGGIVANNVYRAQFIYENLMIQNNVIHSAYKYGVTKLMFLGSSCIYPRLAPQPIKEEHLLTGLLEPTNEPYAIAKIAGIKMCEAYHSQYGCNYISAMPTNLYGQNDNYDLEKSHVLPALIRKMFLGKCLKNGDWATLRKDLSKRSVEGVSGEASEADILAILAKYGIDDKSVTLWGTGSPLREFLHVDDMADACVYLMLNYDAPDQIPSHVNVGSGTDQTIKELAELVQKITGYEGNLVWDSTKPDGTPRKLMDNSKLSSLGWTAKISLEEGITKVFADYIA, from the coding sequence ATGGATAAATCAGCTAAGATATTTGTAGCAGGGCACCGCGGAATGGTGGGCTCGGCTATTGTTCGTAACCTGACCAATGCAGGTTATACCAATATAATCACCAAAACCAAAAGCCAGCTCAATCTGACTAATCAGAATGAGGTGGAAGCGTTCTTTGAAACCGAACAACCGGAATATGTTTTTCTGGCAGCGGCGAAAGTAGGTGGAATTGTCGCAAACAACGTTTATCGTGCGCAGTTCATCTACGAAAACCTGATGATTCAGAACAACGTAATTCATTCGGCATATAAGTACGGTGTTACAAAGCTGATGTTCCTCGGTTCATCGTGTATCTATCCCCGTTTGGCACCGCAGCCGATTAAGGAAGAGCATTTGTTGACCGGATTGCTTGAGCCGACCAATGAGCCGTATGCGATTGCTAAAATTGCAGGAATCAAGATGTGTGAGGCTTACCATTCCCAATACGGATGTAACTACATCTCAGCTATGCCGACCAACCTTTACGGACAGAATGACAACTATGACCTTGAAAAGAGTCATGTGTTGCCAGCATTGATTCGTAAGATGTTTTTGGGTAAATGCCTGAAAAACGGAGATTGGGCTACCTTACGCAAAGACCTGAGCAAACGCTCGGTGGAAGGTGTAAGCGGAGAGGCTTCAGAAGCCGATATTTTAGCTATTCTGGCTAAATACGGTATCGATGACAAGTCGGTTACACTTTGGGGTACCGGAAGCCCGTTGCGCGAATTCCTGCACGTGGATGATATGGCGGATGCCTGTGTCTATCTTATGCTGAATTACGACGCACCTGACCAGATTCCTTCGCATGTGAATGTGGGTAGTGGTACGGACCAGACAATCAAAGAACTGGCAGAGTTGGTTCAGAAAATTACCGGTTACGAAGGTAACCTGGTATGGGATTCTACCAAACCGGATGGCACTCCCCGCAAGTTGATGGATAACTCCAAACTCTCATCACTGGGCTGGACTGCGAAAATCTCTCTGGAAGAGGGTATTACGAAAGTATTTGCCGATTATATTGCATAA
- the gmd gene encoding GDP-mannose 4,6-dehydratase, whose product MSKVALITGITGQDGAYLAEFLLKKGYIVHGLKRRTSMFNTDRIDHLYQDPHIENRNLILHYGDLTDSMNLTRIIQETQPDEIYNLAAMSHVKVSFDTPEYTANADGIGTLRILEAVRLLGLTEKTRIYQASTSELYGLVQEVPQRETTPFYPRSPYAVAKMYAYWITVNYREAYKMHASNGILFNHESPLRGETFVTRKITRAVSKIVLGVQDNLFLGNLSAQRDWGHAKDYIKAMYLILQQDEPSDYVIATGITTTVRDFVKLAFAEAGVTVTFAGEGVDEKGIIASIDETKFIEKVGEKYLAGLKEQIGKAVVHVDPAYFRPTEVELLIGDPTKSKTRLGWEPEYDLQGLVEDMMKSDIKLMKKDDYLKEGGYRVMNYFE is encoded by the coding sequence ATGTCTAAAGTTGCACTTATTACAGGGATTACCGGTCAGGATGGAGCATACCTGGCCGAGTTTTTGTTAAAAAAAGGCTACATCGTTCACGGCCTAAAACGTAGAACATCTATGTTCAATACAGACCGTATTGATCACTTATATCAGGATCCGCACATCGAAAACCGGAACCTGATTTTGCATTACGGGGACTTGACCGATTCAATGAACCTTACCCGTATCATCCAGGAGACTCAACCGGATGAAATCTACAACCTGGCAGCAATGAGCCACGTAAAAGTGAGCTTCGACACTCCTGAATATACAGCAAATGCTGATGGTATCGGTACATTGCGTATTCTTGAGGCGGTTAGATTGTTAGGGTTAACTGAAAAAACCCGCATTTATCAGGCTTCAACATCAGAACTTTATGGTTTGGTGCAGGAAGTTCCTCAGCGTGAGACGACTCCTTTCTATCCTCGCAGCCCTTATGCTGTTGCAAAAATGTACGCTTACTGGATTACAGTAAACTATCGCGAGGCTTACAAAATGCACGCCAGCAACGGTATTCTGTTCAACCACGAGTCACCTCTGCGTGGAGAGACTTTCGTAACCCGTAAGATTACCCGTGCTGTCAGCAAGATTGTATTGGGCGTACAGGATAATTTGTTCCTAGGTAACCTTTCTGCACAACGCGACTGGGGGCATGCCAAAGATTATATCAAAGCGATGTATCTCATCCTTCAACAAGATGAACCTTCAGATTATGTAATTGCTACCGGAATTACAACTACTGTTCGTGATTTTGTTAAACTGGCGTTTGCTGAAGCAGGTGTGACTGTTACTTTTGCAGGTGAAGGAGTTGACGAAAAAGGTATTATTGCCAGCATTGACGAGACTAAATTCATTGAAAAAGTAGGTGAAAAATATCTGGCCGGATTGAAAGAGCAGATTGGAAAAGCTGTTGTACACGTTGACCCTGCGTACTTCCGTCCGACTGAAGTTGAGTTGCTGATTGGTGACCCGACTAAATCTAAAACTCGTTTGGGCTGGGAACCTGAATACGATTTGCAAGGTCTTGTCGAAGATATGATGAAATCTGACATCAAGCTGATGAAAAAAGATGATTACCTCAAAGAAGGTGGTTATCGCGTGATGAATTACTTCGAATAA
- a CDS encoding polysaccharide biosynthesis tyrosine autokinase → MESKPYRDNMPLPFGNATSHLPDESKVVNWLFWITTILRYWYFIVLGLLFGLMFAYWQNQKWTPVYNSSIKLMYEQGNKVGAEFLNKNSYMPNQNNMSNQIFMLSSYDLIHRTLSNLNLTVDMYEKGMFRSENLYKIAPVEIIPSFIAESAYGQEFTIESLNSRFYKISFAGNKTIASFSLKGEYGKPIQHSLFFVIVNKTDLFTSSYSFTFRFNSLSSLVDQYMATLSVRPIEENSSILSISRSSEVPRRDLDFLSALCSNFIKENLAQKNKAAEKTIEFIESQLLIISDSVSASQSRLMNYQASNRMYSNDVSVKASTGIDDLEKKKAELQMKKVYLEYLTNYLKNNVQDGAMIAPVNVGVSDAGLSEFVTKYNDMARRLKEMGDKNPLFSKYQSQISELKELMNETVRNMYNVYQLDKGQVDRQYSQVIGQMSSAPEKERKYLLLERNYKIHETYNAFLIQKRAEAQIQKASNMADYYVLENARVIGSVNSTAPKKNFLLFGLLGLLLPVLIIVLREILDFSIKSVDEVERISRYPLVGKIIVSNKPETIIVKNYPKSSYAEAFRAMRTRLEFVVGNRNKSSFIITSAEPGDGKTYIALNLASIFQMTGKKVVLVDFDLRKPAVAKVLKEEVHRGVSNYLIGQVELKNIIHPYPDYGFDIIFAGTLPPNPGELTQSQATKDLIEELKTMYDCVILDCSPIGLVSDAHPLSYLVDTVLFVVRKNKTNRTFFRNIINQLKADDIKNVAVVVNGLDKTGTYNYNGGKSYYYQTKYHKDYYKDNYFENV, encoded by the coding sequence ATGGAATCTAAACCTTACAGAGATAATATGCCGTTACCATTTGGCAATGCCACTTCCCATTTGCCAGATGAGAGCAAGGTTGTGAACTGGCTATTCTGGATTACCACAATTCTCCGATACTGGTACTTTATCGTTTTGGGATTGCTTTTTGGCTTAATGTTTGCTTACTGGCAAAACCAAAAGTGGACACCTGTCTATAATTCTTCTATCAAATTAATGTATGAGCAGGGAAATAAGGTAGGAGCGGAATTCCTGAATAAGAATTCCTATATGCCGAATCAAAATAATATGAGTAATCAGATTTTCATGCTAAGTTCCTATGATTTGATACACCGTACATTGTCGAATCTCAATCTTACAGTCGATATGTACGAGAAAGGAATGTTTCGTTCTGAAAATCTATATAAAATAGCTCCGGTTGAAATTATTCCCTCTTTTATAGCCGAAAGTGCTTACGGGCAAGAATTTACTATTGAAAGCCTGAACAGCCGTTTTTACAAAATCTCGTTTGCGGGAAATAAAACAATCGCTTCATTTTCATTAAAGGGAGAGTATGGCAAACCTATTCAGCACTCATTGTTCTTTGTTATTGTAAATAAAACAGATCTGTTTACCAGTAGTTATAGTTTTACATTCCGTTTCAATTCACTTTCTTCGCTTGTTGACCAATATATGGCTACGTTAAGTGTAAGACCGATAGAAGAGAACTCGTCAATATTGTCTATTTCCCGGTCAAGCGAAGTGCCCCGTCGTGATCTCGATTTTTTGAGTGCGCTCTGCTCCAACTTTATTAAAGAAAACCTTGCACAGAAAAATAAAGCAGCAGAGAAAACCATTGAGTTTATAGAATCTCAGCTCTTGATTATTTCAGACTCTGTTTCTGCCTCACAGTCACGGTTGATGAATTATCAGGCCTCCAATCGTATGTACTCCAATGATGTTTCAGTAAAGGCTTCTACCGGTATTGATGATTTGGAAAAGAAAAAAGCAGAGTTACAGATGAAGAAAGTTTATTTGGAATATCTGACTAATTATCTGAAGAATAATGTACAGGATGGTGCTATGATAGCTCCTGTTAATGTCGGTGTAAGCGATGCCGGACTTTCTGAATTTGTAACCAAATACAATGATATGGCTCGTCGCCTTAAGGAGATGGGGGATAAGAATCCTCTTTTCTCAAAGTACCAATCACAGATTAGTGAACTCAAAGAGTTGATGAACGAAACTGTACGTAATATGTACAATGTCTATCAACTGGATAAAGGACAGGTTGACCGCCAGTATAGTCAGGTGATTGGTCAGATGAGCAGCGCCCCTGAAAAGGAACGGAAATATTTGTTGCTGGAGCGGAATTATAAAATTCATGAGACCTACAATGCCTTTTTGATTCAGAAAAGAGCAGAGGCTCAGATTCAAAAAGCCTCAAATATGGCTGACTATTATGTGTTGGAAAATGCAAGAGTAATCGGATCTGTCAATTCTACAGCTCCTAAGAAGAATTTTCTGCTCTTCGGGCTACTCGGACTACTGTTGCCTGTGCTGATTATTGTATTACGGGAGATATTGGATTTCTCCATAAAATCAGTAGATGAGGTTGAGCGTATTTCCCGTTATCCATTGGTAGGTAAGATTATTGTTTCCAATAAACCGGAAACAATCATTGTCAAGAACTATCCAAAGTCTAGTTATGCAGAGGCTTTCCGTGCTATGCGGACGCGCCTGGAATTTGTAGTCGGTAATCGTAATAAATCCTCTTTCATTATCACCTCTGCAGAGCCGGGTGATGGGAAAACCTATATTGCACTGAATCTGGCTTCTATTTTTCAAATGACCGGAAAGAAGGTTGTGTTAGTGGATTTTGACTTACGGAAGCCTGCCGTGGCTAAAGTATTGAAAGAAGAGGTTCACAGGGGTGTTTCAAACTATTTAATAGGTCAGGTCGAATTAAAAAATATTATACATCCCTATCCTGATTACGGATTTGATATTATCTTTGCGGGAACTTTGCCTCCAAATCCCGGAGAGCTGACGCAAAGCCAGGCAACAAAGGATTTAATAGAAGAGCTCAAAACAATGTATGATTGTGTGATTCTTGATTGTAGTCCGATTGGACTGGTGTCTGATGCTCATCCATTATCGTATTTGGTGGATACTGTTTTGTTTGTGGTTCGTAAGAATAAAACGAACCGGACATTTTTCCGTAATATCATCAACCAGTTAAAAGCCGATGATATCAAGAATGTCGCAGTGGTCGTAAATGGTCTCGACAAAACAGGAACTTACAATTACAACGGAGGCAAGAGTTATTATTACCAGACGAAATACCACAAAGATTATTATAAAGATAACTATTTTGAAAATGTCTAA
- a CDS encoding polysaccharide biosynthesis/export family protein, translating to MKIHWYIALVIGLLMSSCITNRDTVLLQRKGDVTRYVEAYDSAYRLQPNDRIVYNVFSTDAEAAKLLTGITQQSGMGSQNQGGAVGYRVYPDGKVRLPFMGELSIVNLTIQQAEEVLRNKVRESLPDAEVRLALVSNYYYIVGVGRFEMDKDRISIFQALSSIPGKDKMLDYKHVRLLRRMADGSYQIKTLDLRSASLINSGYYYVKPNDVFYFPTSNKAFYNITSFSGFLSFVMVPVSFLLLILNLN from the coding sequence ATGAAAATACATTGGTATATAGCTTTGGTGATTGGCCTGTTAATGTCATCTTGTATAACCAATCGCGATACAGTCCTTCTGCAACGAAAGGGGGATGTGACGCGATATGTCGAGGCATATGACAGTGCATACCGGTTACAGCCGAATGACCGCATCGTTTATAATGTGTTTTCAACAGATGCAGAAGCGGCTAAACTCCTTACCGGTATCACTCAGCAATCAGGGATGGGATCGCAGAACCAGGGTGGTGCCGTCGGTTATCGTGTTTATCCGGATGGTAAAGTACGTTTGCCTTTTATGGGTGAATTGTCCATTGTAAATCTAACCATCCAACAGGCTGAAGAGGTGCTTCGCAATAAAGTCCGGGAGTCATTGCCCGATGCCGAAGTCAGACTTGCGTTGGTGTCTAATTACTATTATATCGTCGGTGTCGGTCGTTTTGAGATGGATAAAGATCGGATTTCCATTTTTCAGGCATTAAGCAGTATTCCGGGAAAAGATAAAATGCTTGACTATAAACATGTCCGTTTGCTGAGGAGGATGGCAGACGGATCCTATCAAATTAAGACATTGGATTTACGTTCTGCATCATTGATAAATTCCGGGTACTATTATGTGAAGCCGAATGACGTATTCTATTTCCCAACCAGCAATAAAGCATTCTACAATATAACTTCATTCTCCGGTTTCTTAAGTTTTGTGATGGTACCTGTTTCTTTCTTATTGCTAATATTGAATCTCAATTAA
- a CDS encoding polysaccharide biosynthesis/export family protein — MKYAGKICLVILLTLTACAAPWKTNLMTGVRADAELIKEVKPAPEYCIQPGDELSVRLRTLSHENAGPLLQLLGENQTDVMSGGGSGLAGSSRLYTYSVNANGEIDIPYVGKINVKGLTILQTKQLLEKKLFDLVKQCSVEVSLVNNYFTAMGEFGTGKIPLPKEQTNIYEALALTGKITDVGDRTRVKLIRQTPDGPVIKIFNLRSKEIISSEYFWIQPNDIIYIQPREGQFFGVHSTVYSILGLLTAVASIAALGIKLAK, encoded by the coding sequence ATGAAGTATGCAGGCAAAATCTGTTTAGTTATACTTCTCACTTTAACGGCCTGTGCCGCACCCTGGAAGACCAACCTCATGACAGGTGTACGTGCAGATGCCGAATTGATCAAAGAAGTTAAACCCGCACCTGAATATTGCATTCAGCCGGGTGATGAGTTGTCGGTAAGGCTGAGGACTCTGTCGCATGAAAATGCCGGTCCTTTGTTGCAGCTTCTCGGAGAGAATCAGACGGATGTTATGTCCGGAGGTGGTTCGGGTCTTGCAGGTTCATCCCGTTTGTACACTTATTCTGTCAATGCAAACGGTGAAATTGATATTCCTTATGTAGGGAAAATCAATGTAAAGGGACTTACCATACTGCAAACGAAACAGCTTCTCGAAAAGAAATTGTTTGATTTAGTGAAACAATGCTCCGTAGAGGTTTCTTTGGTCAATAATTATTTCACCGCCATGGGTGAATTTGGTACAGGGAAAATTCCTTTGCCAAAAGAACAAACCAATATATACGAGGCTCTGGCACTGACCGGTAAAATTACCGATGTCGGTGACCGGACTCGTGTAAAACTGATCCGTCAAACCCCCGACGGACCTGTAATCAAAATCTTCAATCTCCGCTCAAAGGAGATTATCTCTTCCGAATATTTCTGGATTCAGCCCAACGATATTATCTATATTCAACCTCGTGAAGGTCAGTTCTTTGGCGTTCATAGCACTGTGTACAGTATTCTTGGCCTTTTGACAGCTGTGGCCTCCATTGCTGCTTTAGGAATTAAACTGGCAAAGTAG
- a CDS encoding biotin/lipoyl-containing protein — MEQKKDLQLVDFAVTARKYKTTLTKKFINRKQWEKAVEGEIKAFLPGTILNVFVKEGQTVKAGTVLLIHEAMKMQNKVIAPHDGKVVTLAVKAGDKVSKNEVLVVFE; from the coding sequence ATGGAACAGAAAAAAGATTTACAATTGGTAGATTTTGCCGTTACCGCGCGTAAATATAAAACTACCCTTACTAAGAAATTTATCAACCGCAAACAGTGGGAAAAAGCAGTTGAAGGCGAAATTAAAGCTTTCTTACCTGGTACGATTCTTAACGTATTTGTGAAGGAGGGACAAACGGTGAAAGCCGGCACGGTTCTCCTGATTCATGAAGCGATGAAAATGCAGAACAAGGTTATTGCTCCTCATGACGGAAAAGTTGTTACTCTTGCGGTAAAAGCAGGTGACAAAGTTTCTAAAAATGAGGTACTGGTGGTTTTCGAATAA
- a CDS encoding acyl-CoA carboxylase subunit beta, whose amino-acid sequence MSSLKKNILALREKKAIVEMGGGEAAIAKQEAKGKMTARKRITALLDKESFKEYDLFVTHGARDFGMDKKVLPGDGVITGTGTIYGAPVCIYAQDFTVEGGSLGLKHARKITKIMDHALKMRVPIIGINDSGGARIQEGVGALAGYGEIFYRNTIASGVIPQISVILGPCAGGAVYSPALTDFVFVVENISNMFITGPSVIKTVIGEEISMEDLGGARVHAEITGNAHFFAVSEEECFQQIKKLVSFIPWNNTSKAKTIAPKKPVAKKQIEDVIPSDPKQPYDVRDVLKAIVDDSEFFEIQELFAANIVIGFGRMNGETVGFVANQPMVLAGVLDCDSSDKAARFIRYCDSFNIPIVTLEDMPGYLPGVDQEHAGVIRHGAKVLYAYSEATVPKITVILRKAYGGGYIAMNSRHLGADFVFALPSAEIAVMGPEGAANIIFRKEIMEAENPDEMRQKKVQEYVEKFANPYVAAANGFIDAVIEPKETRGILLHTLEVSREKEEFRPSKKHGIPPF is encoded by the coding sequence ATGTCAAGTTTAAAGAAAAACATCCTTGCGCTTCGCGAAAAGAAAGCCATCGTTGAGATGGGTGGTGGTGAAGCCGCTATCGCAAAACAAGAGGCGAAAGGTAAAATGACTGCCAGAAAGCGTATTACCGCTTTGTTGGACAAAGAATCTTTCAAAGAGTATGACCTGTTTGTAACTCACGGTGCACGTGACTTCGGAATGGATAAGAAAGTACTTCCGGGTGATGGTGTAATTACCGGTACAGGTACTATCTACGGTGCTCCGGTGTGTATCTATGCTCAGGACTTTACCGTAGAAGGTGGTTCTTTGGGTTTGAAACACGCTCGTAAGATCACTAAAATCATGGATCACGCTCTGAAAATGAGAGTGCCCATCATCGGTATTAACGATTCGGGTGGTGCTCGTATCCAGGAAGGAGTAGGCGCTTTGGCAGGTTACGGTGAGATCTTCTACCGCAACACAATCGCATCCGGCGTTATTCCTCAGATTTCTGTAATCCTTGGCCCATGTGCCGGAGGTGCAGTATATTCACCTGCGTTGACAGACTTCGTTTTCGTAGTGGAAAATATCTCTAACATGTTCATTACCGGTCCTTCTGTAATCAAAACCGTTATCGGTGAAGAGATCTCAATGGAAGACCTGGGTGGTGCACGCGTTCACGCAGAAATCACCGGTAATGCTCACTTCTTTGCAGTAAGTGAAGAGGAGTGTTTCCAGCAAATTAAAAAACTGGTTTCATTTATTCCGTGGAACAATACGTCTAAAGCTAAAACAATCGCACCTAAGAAACCGGTTGCTAAAAAACAGATCGAAGACGTTATTCCTTCAGATCCAAAACAGCCTTACGATGTTCGCGATGTGTTGAAAGCTATCGTTGACGATTCTGAATTCTTCGAAATTCAGGAACTGTTTGCTGCTAATATCGTGATCGGTTTCGGCCGCATGAACGGTGAGACTGTAGGTTTCGTAGCTAACCAGCCTATGGTATTGGCTGGTGTACTTGACTGCGACAGCTCAGACAAAGCCGCTCGTTTCATCCGCTATTGCGACTCTTTCAATATTCCTATTGTTACTCTCGAAGATATGCCAGGTTACCTGCCGGGTGTTGACCAGGAGCACGCCGGTGTAATCCGTCACGGAGCGAAAGTACTTTATGCTTACTCTGAAGCTACTGTGCCAAAAATCACTGTGATCCTGCGTAAAGCTTACGGTGGAGGTTACATCGCGATGAACTCACGCCACCTGGGTGCAGACTTCGTATTTGCATTGCCAAGTGCTGAAATCGCCGTAATGGGACCAGAAGGTGCAGCTAACATTATCTTCCGCAAAGAGATCATGGAAGCTGAAAATCCGGACGAAATGCGTCAGAAAAAAGTTCAGGAGTATGTGGAGAAATTCGCAAATCCTTACGTGGCTGCTGCAAACGGATTTATCGACGCTGTAATCGAACCGAAAGAGACTCGTGGTATCTTGTTGCATACGCTGGAAGTTTCTCGTGAGAAAGAAGAGTTCCGTCCATCTAAAAAACACGGAATTCCTCCGTTCTGA
- the def gene encoding peptide deformylase: protein MILPVYLYGQPVLRKVGEDITPDYPGLDKLIKDMYETMYHADGVGLAAPQIGLPIRLFVIDLDVMSEEFPEYKDRQLTMINAQIVEREGEDVSREEGCLSLPGIHENVTRKDKIRIKYCDEKFVEHEEEFDGFAARVIQHEYDHIDGKMFIDHISLIRKQLIKGKLNAILAGKARTSYRVAQQRR from the coding sequence TTGATACTTCCTGTATATTTGTATGGTCAACCCGTTTTGCGAAAAGTCGGGGAAGATATTACGCCTGATTATCCGGGTCTGGATAAATTGATCAAAGATATGTACGAAACCATGTACCATGCCGATGGCGTGGGACTGGCCGCTCCTCAGATCGGATTACCCATCCGCCTGTTTGTCATTGATCTCGATGTTATGAGTGAAGAGTTTCCTGAATACAAGGATCGTCAGCTCACTATGATAAACGCTCAGATTGTGGAGCGTGAAGGAGAGGATGTTTCTCGTGAAGAGGGTTGTCTAAGCCTACCGGGAATCCACGAAAATGTGACCCGTAAGGATAAAATCCGTATCAAATATTGTGACGAGAAGTTTGTGGAACACGAAGAAGAGTTTGACGGATTTGCGGCACGGGTTATCCAGCACGAATATGACCACATTGACGGAAAGATGTTTATTGATCACATCTCCCTGATTCGGAAACAATTGATTAAAGGAAAATTGAACGCCATTCTGGCCGGAAAAGCCAGAACCAGCTATAGAGTTGCTCAACAGCGACGCTAA
- the ruvX gene encoding Holliday junction resolvase RuvX, producing the protein MGRIISIDYGRKRTGLAVTDTLQLIANGLGTVQSSQLIPFLKSYIEKEPVELFVVGLPKQMNNQPSESMKYIEPFVNTLKKTFPHIPVEMVDERFTSVLAQQAMITGGMKKKDRQDKAKVDEISATIILQSYLENRRFR; encoded by the coding sequence ATGGGTAGAATAATTTCCATTGATTATGGCCGCAAACGCACCGGACTGGCTGTTACAGATACGTTGCAGTTGATTGCCAACGGCTTAGGTACGGTGCAAAGTAGCCAGTTGATCCCTTTTTTGAAGAGTTATATCGAAAAAGAGCCGGTCGAACTGTTTGTTGTCGGATTGCCGAAGCAGATGAATAATCAGCCGTCGGAGAGCATGAAGTATATTGAGCCTTTTGTTAATACCTTAAAGAAAACGTTTCCTCATATACCTGTTGAGATGGTAGATGAGCGATTTACTTCCGTATTGGCGCAACAGGCTATGATCACCGGTGGCATGAAAAAGAAAGACCGTCAGGATAAAGCCAAAGTGGACGAAATCAGCGCCACTATCATCCTGCAAAGCTACCTGGAGAACAGAAGATTCAGATAA
- a CDS encoding sugar transferase, with the protein MYKHYIKRILDVIISTLLIILLFPLISLLCVVILIDIREWPIYSEWRAGFHERLFLILKLKTMKTNPSLPERYRITPMGAFLRKYSLDELPQLWNVLAGSMSLVGPRPLKVKYLPFYTSTEKLRHSVRPGITGLAQVSGRNYLGWNERLNYDVEYVRHLNFKLDLSLLLRTVLIVLKAENVSVLPEDAETELDEERSQLMS; encoded by the coding sequence ATGTATAAACACTATATCAAACGCATTCTTGATGTAATAATCAGCACCCTGCTGATTATCCTCCTCTTTCCGCTAATATCACTATTATGCGTCGTCATTCTAATTGATATAAGGGAATGGCCCATTTACAGTGAATGGCGGGCCGGTTTTCATGAGCGTTTATTCCTTATATTAAAGCTAAAAACCATGAAGACCAATCCCTCCTTACCCGAACGTTACCGTATTACCCCGATGGGAGCATTTCTGCGAAAATATTCCCTGGACGAGTTGCCCCAGTTGTGGAATGTGCTGGCCGGAAGCATGAGTCTGGTAGGCCCGCGTCCCTTAAAAGTCAAATATCTTCCCTTTTATACCTCTACCGAAAAGCTCCGTCACTCTGTTCGCCCAGGTATTACCGGTTTGGCTCAAGTGTCAGGGCGAAACTATTTAGGATGGAATGAACGGCTCAATTATGATGTTGAATATGTGCGGCATTTAAATTTTAAGCTAGATTTAAGCTTGCTCTTGCGTACTGTCTTAATAGTCCTGAAGGCCGAGAATGTCTCTGTTTTACCCGAAGATGCTGAAACTGAACTCGATGAGGAGCGAAGTCAGCTTATGTCCTGA
- a CDS encoding endonuclease domain-containing protein produces the protein MIIKKEASMFYNAKPELYEKAKVLRNKMTPAEVVLWDRIRNNQLGVRFKPQHPIDIFIADFYCHKFKLVIEIDGEIHNSQTEYDIGRTAEMESYGITVIRFTNDEIFNELERVMGEIRKCITELTS, from the coding sequence ATGATTATAAAGAAAGAAGCTTCGATGTTTTATAATGCAAAACCTGAGCTTTATGAGAAAGCAAAGGTTTTACGAAATAAAATGACACCGGCTGAGGTCGTATTATGGGATAGAATAAGAAATAATCAACTTGGGGTGCGGTTTAAACCCCAACATCCCATAGATATTTTCATCGCTGATTTTTACTGTCACAAATTTAAGTTGGTGATTGAGATTGATGGAGAGATTCATAATAGTCAAACAGAATATGATATTGGTCGGACTGCAGAAATGGAGTCTTATGGAATAACCGTAATACGTTTTACTAATGATGAAATATTCAATGAATTAGAGCGTGTTATGGGTGAAATTCGAAAGTGCATAACAGAACTAACTTCGTGA